In Holophagales bacterium, one DNA window encodes the following:
- a CDS encoding transglycosylase domain-containing protein gives MKTGALARLRRRLPSRRVLGRSALALAGVGAAALAALALSRARLESPAPTLLARDRSGQYLGELPAGDDDRLGFWPATPIPERVAAATLAIEDRRFRLHPGVDPLALLRALRQNLTAGRRVSGASTLAMQVARMQRPGSRGYWRKALEAATALLLTARYGRDAVLAHYLRIVPYGNRIHGIAYAARRYLDKPVDDLSWAEVAFLTAIPQSPARMNPYDPRGRLRAIQRGREILGRLAERGDLPARDLAVALDEIEHLRLPWRGERPAAAIHPLLALARQVPEAWRASRPLLATTLELELQREAEWLAYRTVADESDRGAGNAAVLIVDRASWEVRAAVGSTGYFDTRRGGAIDYLRLPRSSGSTLKPLLFAQALERGTIAPNTVLDDLEPGPGGILNSDERYLGPLLPRLALANSRNVPAVELLSRLGLDAFYGFLADLRLHAHEETARHYGLGLAIGSLPVTLERLVTAYTVLAGDGRLQELRWLAGAPSPEAPRRVSEATARRITLFLADPQARLPTFPRMGFSEYPFPVAVKTGTSSRYRDAWTVAWSERYLVGVWVGHPDERPMSALSGYRIAARLTQTLLERLHRDELDGQSGRSFPPPAGEHAERLCALTGARATAACDRVLLEWLPDGIPAPGDCRAHRQVGIDRRNGAIANAATPPAEVEMRTFVDLPTRYAAWLIHQGVPSLPQALADAAHRAEAQVLDLSGQLPRVEITAPEPGTRMLRDPETPPELNTLRLAAAVEPPVPQLVWYLDGRPLATVERPYTLRWQLEPGEHVFQARVPFSEARSPLVRITVE, from the coding sequence ATGAAGACGGGCGCGCTCGCCCGCCTGCGGCGTCGTCTGCCGTCGCGTCGCGTGCTGGGACGCTCGGCGCTCGCTCTGGCCGGCGTCGGCGCCGCGGCGCTCGCGGCCCTCGCCTTGTCGCGCGCCCGGCTCGAGTCGCCCGCGCCGACCCTCCTCGCCCGCGACCGGAGCGGCCAGTACCTTGGCGAGTTGCCGGCCGGCGACGACGACCGGCTCGGCTTCTGGCCCGCGACACCGATCCCGGAGCGCGTCGCCGCCGCGACGCTGGCGATCGAAGACCGTCGTTTTCGTCTCCATCCGGGCGTCGACCCGCTCGCCCTGCTCCGCGCCCTGCGCCAGAACCTCACCGCCGGTCGCCGCGTCTCCGGCGCCTCGACACTCGCCATGCAGGTCGCCCGGATGCAGCGCCCCGGCTCCCGCGGCTACTGGCGCAAGGCGCTCGAGGCCGCCACCGCGCTCCTCCTGACGGCGCGCTACGGCCGCGATGCCGTGCTCGCCCACTACTTGAGGATCGTGCCCTACGGCAATCGCATCCACGGGATCGCCTACGCGGCGCGGCGCTACCTCGACAAGCCGGTCGACGACCTCTCGTGGGCCGAGGTGGCCTTCCTCACCGCCATCCCCCAGTCGCCCGCTCGGATGAACCCCTACGACCCGCGCGGGCGCCTGCGGGCGATCCAGCGCGGGCGAGAGATCCTCGGACGACTGGCCGAACGAGGCGACCTCCCGGCCCGGGATCTCGCCGTGGCGCTCGACGAGATCGAGCACCTGCGCCTGCCCTGGCGCGGCGAGCGACCGGCCGCGGCGATCCACCCGCTGCTTGCTCTGGCCCGCCAGGTGCCCGAGGCCTGGCGCGCCAGCCGTCCGCTCCTCGCCACCACGCTCGAGCTCGAGCTGCAGCGCGAGGCCGAATGGCTCGCCTACCGCACGGTGGCCGACGAGTCCGACCGCGGCGCCGGCAACGCCGCGGTGCTGATCGTCGATCGCGCGAGCTGGGAGGTGCGGGCGGCGGTCGGCTCGACCGGGTACTTCGACACGCGACGCGGCGGCGCCATCGACTACCTGCGGCTGCCCCGCTCTTCCGGGTCGACGCTCAAGCCGCTGCTCTTCGCCCAGGCGCTCGAGCGCGGGACGATCGCTCCCAACACCGTGCTCGACGATCTCGAGCCCGGGCCGGGGGGGATCCTCAACTCCGACGAGCGCTACCTCGGCCCGCTGCTGCCGCGACTGGCGCTCGCCAACTCGCGCAACGTGCCGGCGGTCGAATTGCTGTCGCGTCTCGGCCTCGACGCCTTCTACGGCTTCCTCGCCGATCTGCGCCTGCATGCCCACGAAGAGACGGCACGGCACTACGGTCTCGGCCTGGCGATCGGCTCGCTGCCCGTCACGCTCGAGCGGCTCGTCACCGCCTACACCGTGCTCGCCGGCGACGGACGGCTGCAGGAGCTGCGCTGGCTCGCCGGCGCCCCGAGCCCCGAGGCACCACGCCGCGTGAGCGAAGCGACGGCGCGGCGGATCACCCTCTTCCTCGCCGATCCGCAGGCCCGGCTTCCGACCTTCCCGCGGATGGGCTTCTCCGAGTACCCGTTCCCGGTGGCCGTGAAGACCGGCACGTCGTCGCGTTACCGCGACGCCTGGACCGTCGCCTGGTCGGAGCGCTACCTCGTCGGCGTCTGGGTGGGACACCCCGACGAGCGGCCGATGAGCGCGCTCTCCGGGTATCGCATCGCCGCCCGGCTCACCCAGACGCTGCTCGAGCGACTGCACCGCGACGAGCTCGACGGCCAGTCCGGCCGCTCGTTCCCGCCTCCCGCCGGCGAGCATGCCGAACGGCTCTGCGCGCTCACCGGCGCGCGCGCCACCGCGGCCTGCGATCGCGTGCTGCTCGAGTGGCTGCCCGACGGCATCCCGGCCCCGGGCGACTGCCGCGCTCACCGTCAGGTGGGGATCGATCGCCGCAACGGGGCGATCGCCAACGCCGCCACGCCGCCCGCCGAGGTGGAGATGCGCACCTTCGTCGACCTGCCGACGCGCTACGCCGCGTGGCTGATCCACCAGGGGGTGCCGAGCCTGCCGCAGGCGCTCGCCGACGCGGCGCATCGCGCCGAGGCCCAGGTGCTCGATCTCTCCGGCCAGCTGCCGCGGGTCGAGATCACCGCCCCCGAGCCCGGCACGCGCATGCTGCGCGATCCGGAGACACCGCCCGAGCTCAACACGCTCCGCCTCGCGGCGGCGGTCGAGCCGCCGGTGCCGCAGCTCGTCTGGTATCTCGACGGCCGCCCCCTGGCGACGGTCGAGAGGCCGTACACGCTGCGCTGGCAGCTCGAGCCCGGCGAACACGTCTTCCAGGCCCGCGTGCCGTTCAGCGAGGCACGCTCGCCGCTGGTGCGGATCACCGTCGAGTAG
- a CDS encoding DUF4266 domain-containing protein, protein MRDLSTWLPRAAATLLLAGALAGCASVRPWDRDLLAEKGMRFNPCPMLRGIDDHIYFSKEASMGGQDVGGGGCGCN, encoded by the coding sequence ATGAGAGACCTGTCGACCTGGCTGCCGCGTGCAGCCGCCACGCTGCTTCTCGCCGGTGCGCTCGCCGGGTGCGCGAGCGTGCGTCCGTGGGACCGTGACCTGCTCGCCGAGAAGGGGATGCGGTTCAATCCCTGCCCGATGCTGCGCGGCATCGACGACCACATCTACTTCAGCAAGGAGGCGTCGATGGGCGGTCAGGACGTCGGAGGCGGAGGCTGCGGATGCAACTAG
- a CDS encoding glutamate-5-semialdehyde dehydrogenase encodes MSPAELVALARDARRAQRRLAAGGGERRTAVLRRLAERLTTHQEELIAENRADVDEAERQGLARPLLDRLRLGAGKLAVLGQGLETLAAAGDPVGRVLRATELDEGLVLRQVTSPLGVLLVIFESRPDAVVQIGALALRAGDAVLLKGGAEATRSNRALVGCLRAALADEGLDPAAVTLVEGRDAVHGLLALDHEIDLVIPRGSSELVRTVQAATRIPVLGHAEGICHLYLDAAADPDKALRLAIDGKCDAPSACNATETLLVHRAFLPLLPALGAAFAALGVELRADDEALAVLPVAMPAGERDGATEYGDLILAVRTVSSLDEAVAWIHEHGSAHTDAIVTEDRVAAARFLAEVDSASVFVNASTRFADGFRYGLGAEVGISTSRLHARGPVGVEGLLTTRWLLEGDGHVAGDYAPGRRTFRHRPLAPAP; translated from the coding sequence ATGAGCCCGGCCGAGCTCGTCGCGCTCGCTCGTGACGCTCGACGCGCCCAGCGTCGGCTCGCCGCCGGCGGCGGCGAGCGGCGGACCGCGGTGCTGCGCCGCCTGGCCGAACGGCTCACCACGCACCAGGAGGAGCTGATCGCGGAGAACCGCGCCGACGTCGACGAGGCCGAGCGCCAGGGCCTGGCGCGGCCGCTGCTCGACCGCCTGCGGCTCGGCGCCGGCAAGCTCGCCGTCCTCGGCCAGGGCCTCGAAACCCTGGCGGCGGCTGGCGACCCCGTCGGTCGCGTCCTGCGCGCCACCGAGCTCGACGAAGGCCTCGTCCTGCGCCAGGTCACGAGCCCGCTCGGCGTGCTGCTGGTGATCTTCGAGAGCCGCCCCGACGCCGTGGTGCAGATCGGCGCGCTGGCGTTGCGCGCCGGCGATGCGGTCCTCCTCAAGGGGGGCGCCGAGGCCACGCGCTCCAATCGCGCCCTCGTCGGTTGCCTGCGCGCCGCGCTGGCCGACGAAGGGTTGGACCCCGCCGCCGTCACCCTCGTCGAAGGTCGCGACGCCGTGCACGGCCTTCTCGCCCTCGACCACGAGATCGACCTGGTGATCCCGCGGGGCTCGAGCGAGCTCGTGCGCACGGTGCAGGCGGCCACCCGGATTCCCGTGCTCGGACACGCCGAGGGCATCTGCCATCTCTACCTCGACGCGGCGGCCGACCCCGACAAGGCGCTGCGCCTCGCCATCGACGGCAAGTGCGACGCGCCGTCGGCCTGCAATGCCACCGAGACGCTGCTGGTCCATCGCGCCTTCCTGCCGCTCCTGCCGGCGCTCGGTGCGGCGTTCGCCGCCCTCGGCGTCGAGTTGCGGGCCGACGACGAGGCACTCGCCGTGCTGCCGGTGGCCATGCCGGCCGGCGAGCGCGACGGGGCGACCGAGTACGGCGACCTGATTCTCGCCGTGCGCACCGTCAGCTCGCTCGACGAGGCGGTGGCGTGGATCCACGAGCACGGCTCGGCGCACACCGACGCGATCGTCACCGAAGACCGCGTCGCCGCCGCCCGATTTCTCGCCGAGGTCGACTCGGCCTCGGTCTTCGTCAACGCGTCGACGCGCTTCGCCGACGGGTTCCGCTACGGACTGGGCGCCGAGGTCGGGATCAGCACCTCACGCCTCCACGCCCGCGGCCCGGTCGGCGTCGAGGGTCTGCTCACCACGCGCTGGCTGCTCGAGGGCGATGGCCACGTTGCCGGCGACTACGCTCCCGGTCGACGCACCTTCCGCCACCGGCCGCTCGCGCCCGCACCGTAA
- a CDS encoding FecR domain-containing protein codes for MRQAHATICPALLLLLGGALAAGASELQPQGWHVVRPGDTLLDLTRTYTGSTDPWRDNWGLNTFVQDPDLLQPGWRLRLLLQPAHSRPAAQLVQLARRVESKPAPQPWGPAQVGDLLLDRDAVRTFDGASTELAFTDGGHLRLTERSLVFLVRPTQSVASARRGVEIVEGEADLQLGDAGAARREVEVVAGSARAALRTAPGSEASSRTRRAVAGGSQWMIYQGDATLAAGGKRVELAAGTGSTVAAKSPPTPPEALLPAPALRPTHGSATVAAHLELAWEAVPGAARYIAELCPDSACGVVLQRVTALAEPLWRPEPIEPGDYYWRASAVAPSGLDGFAAPAQALSALDHEPDTLAPEARLGVGGPHVEIDGEPVFSGEAIVQLTASDEGSGVARRTLLVDGTAAEESRLRGPWASGEHRVEARVADRAGNEAVVGPLIFTVDADAPQIELEPATAGSDSNGVWRMLSELSWTADQGWSAWRWISGERRLHRDLVRGAWSLGGGEPTLSLAWRGTPHVSGDGTQAIPGGPSLAFTARDAGSGVATFRLRPKQRREGDRQILVLRFDSADRLGNRRVLTLEVRPD; via the coding sequence ATGCGCCAAGCTCACGCGACGATCTGCCCGGCTCTTCTCCTCCTGCTCGGCGGAGCGCTCGCGGCCGGCGCGAGCGAGCTCCAGCCCCAGGGTTGGCACGTCGTGCGCCCCGGCGACACACTCCTCGATCTCACCCGCACCTACACCGGCTCGACCGACCCCTGGAGAGACAACTGGGGGCTCAACACCTTCGTGCAGGATCCCGACCTGCTGCAGCCCGGCTGGCGCCTGCGCCTGCTCCTCCAGCCGGCGCACTCGCGGCCCGCGGCACAGCTCGTCCAGCTCGCGCGACGCGTCGAGAGCAAGCCCGCGCCGCAGCCGTGGGGTCCCGCTCAGGTGGGCGACCTGCTGCTCGACCGTGACGCGGTGCGGACCTTCGACGGCGCCTCGACCGAGCTCGCCTTCACCGACGGCGGCCATCTGCGCCTGACCGAGCGTTCGCTGGTCTTCCTCGTCCGCCCCACGCAGTCTGTCGCCAGCGCCCGCCGCGGTGTCGAGATCGTCGAAGGCGAAGCCGACCTCCAACTCGGCGACGCCGGAGCGGCACGGCGCGAGGTCGAGGTCGTGGCCGGCAGTGCGCGCGCCGCGCTGCGCACGGCGCCCGGCTCCGAGGCCTCCTCGCGCACGCGACGCGCCGTCGCGGGCGGTTCGCAGTGGATGATCTACCAGGGTGACGCGACGCTCGCCGCCGGCGGCAAGCGCGTCGAGCTCGCCGCCGGCACCGGCAGCACGGTCGCCGCGAAGTCTCCGCCGACGCCGCCCGAGGCCCTGCTCCCGGCGCCGGCGCTGCGACCGACCCACGGCTCGGCGACGGTCGCGGCCCATCTCGAGCTCGCCTGGGAGGCGGTGCCGGGCGCGGCCCGTTACATCGCCGAGCTCTGCCCGGATTCCGCCTGCGGCGTCGTCCTGCAACGCGTGACGGCCCTCGCCGAGCCGCTCTGGCGGCCGGAGCCGATCGAACCCGGCGACTACTACTGGCGCGCCAGCGCGGTCGCCCCCTCGGGGCTCGACGGCTTCGCGGCCCCGGCCCAAGCACTGAGCGCCCTCGACCACGAGCCCGACACGCTGGCTCCCGAGGCGCGCCTGGGAGTCGGCGGCCCCCACGTCGAGATCGACGGCGAACCGGTCTTCTCCGGCGAGGCGATCGTCCAGCTCACGGCGAGCGACGAGGGCAGCGGCGTGGCACGGCGGACGCTTCTCGTCGACGGCACCGCAGCCGAGGAGTCGCGGCTGCGCGGACCGTGGGCGAGCGGCGAGCATCGGGTCGAGGCGCGCGTCGCCGACCGCGCCGGCAACGAAGCGGTCGTCGGGCCGTTGATCTTCACCGTCGACGCCGACGCCCCGCAGATCGAGCTCGAACCGGCGACCGCGGGATCCGACTCGAACGGCGTCTGGCGGATGCTCAGCGAGCTCTCGTGGACCGCCGATCAGGGATGGAGCGCCTGGCGCTGGATCTCCGGCGAGCGTCGCCTGCACCGCGACCTCGTCCGCGGGGCCTGGAGCCTCGGGGGCGGCGAGCCGACGCTCTCGCTCGCGTGGCGCGGCACGCCGCACGTCAGCGGCGATGGCACGCAGGCGATTCCCGGTGGCCCGTCGCTCGCCTTCACCGCACGCGATGCCGGATCCGGGGTCGCGACCTTCCGACTGCGGCCGAAACAGCGGCGTGAGGGCGATCGGCAGATCCTCGTGCTCCGTTTCGACAGCGCCGACCGGCTCGGCAATCGCCGGGTGCTGACGCTCGAAGTCCGTCCCGATTGA
- a CDS encoding EAL domain-containing protein codes for MTSSGPASFEWYLEGIEPSSRQLWRLALARLPCRVGRRSDLDLALPSPQVSLEHAEIRRGPAALLLRDLGSTNGTYLNGVRLTGETVFAEGDIVHFADLEFRLGRLTGEQDRVWLETTTLSSPPCAMPRLRSRIEEARSLRRLIDERRVESRFQPIVRLPEGERIGYEALGLGRDEDLPESPLGLFSIAEEVGLDVELTELLRQDAFHAARHLPPESLLFLNVNAGELETRRLVASFRAMRRAHPGRRVVVEISEQLAMPVERLRILREELAALDMGLAYDDFGAGLARLQEILEVPPQFLKFDLQLVRGIDRAGEPRRQFVAALVDAARRLGLQTVAEGIETAGEARCCAELGFSHGQGFHFGRPAPLPEELP; via the coding sequence ATGACGAGCTCCGGACCCGCGTCGTTCGAGTGGTACCTCGAGGGAATCGAGCCCTCCTCGCGTCAGCTCTGGCGGCTCGCGCTGGCGCGCCTGCCCTGCCGCGTCGGTCGTCGTTCCGATCTCGACCTCGCACTGCCGTCGCCGCAGGTCTCGCTCGAACATGCCGAGATCCGTCGCGGCCCGGCCGCGCTCCTGCTGCGCGACCTCGGCTCGACGAACGGCACCTACCTCAACGGGGTCCGGCTGACCGGCGAGACGGTGTTCGCCGAAGGAGACATCGTCCACTTCGCCGATCTCGAGTTCCGGCTCGGGCGGTTGACCGGCGAGCAGGATCGTGTCTGGCTCGAGACGACGACGCTGAGCTCGCCGCCCTGCGCCATGCCGCGCCTGCGCAGCCGGATCGAAGAGGCGCGAAGCCTGCGCCGGCTGATCGACGAGCGGCGGGTCGAGTCGCGCTTCCAGCCGATCGTGCGGCTGCCGGAGGGCGAACGGATCGGCTACGAGGCGCTCGGCCTCGGACGGGACGAGGACCTTCCGGAGTCCCCGCTCGGGCTCTTCTCGATCGCCGAGGAGGTCGGCCTCGACGTCGAGCTGACCGAGCTCCTCCGCCAGGACGCGTTTCATGCGGCCCGCCATCTCCCGCCGGAGTCGCTGCTCTTCCTGAACGTCAACGCCGGGGAGCTCGAGACGCGCCGTCTCGTCGCCTCGTTCCGCGCGATGCGGCGCGCTCACCCCGGGCGCCGTGTCGTCGTCGAGATCAGCGAACAGCTGGCGATGCCGGTCGAGCGCCTGCGAATCCTGCGCGAGGAGCTCGCGGCACTCGACATGGGCCTGGCCTACGACGACTTCGGCGCCGGCCTCGCCCGCTTGCAGGAGATCCTCGAGGTGCCGCCGCAGTTTCTCAAGTTCGATCTCCAGCTCGTCCGCGGGATCGATCGTGCCGGCGAGCCCCGGCGGCAGTTCGTCGCCGCCCTGGTGGACGCGGCGCGCCGGCTCGGCCTGCAAACCGTCGCCGAGGGGATCGAGACGGCCGGGGAGGCGCGCTGCTGCGCCGAGCTCGGCTTCTCCCATGGTCAGGGGTTCCACTTCGGCCGTCCGGCGCCCTTGCCGGAGGAGCTGCCGTGA
- the proB gene encoding glutamate 5-kinase codes for MNGSAIPKAADRDLADRPEIAAAQRVVIKVGTRVLTGDDGGLALSRLFALVETAARLRRRGREVLIVSSGAVGLGRDALGLATSPLELAERQACAAVGQCRLMALYDAGFARLGLVCAQVLLTQSDFDDRARYLALRDTLTALLRHGVVPVINENDTVSTEELAFVGAAHGERPVFGDNDRLAALVATKLGAELLLLATDVEGLYDRDPREPGARLVERLDDPATLDGVLPGAASGGSGRGGIRSKVDSAWIAARSGCHAVIASGRRPGALDAVLDGATVGTWFPAHAGALPARHRWLAFATAPRGVLHLDAGAVAALRERGASLLARGVTRVDGEFERGEAVDLVGPDRRRVGRGIVYCDAAAARAWSAGQAPDGVRNHHALIHRDHLVLEP; via the coding sequence ATGAACGGATCGGCAATCCCGAAAGCGGCGGACCGAGACCTGGCCGACCGCCCGGAGATCGCCGCCGCGCAGCGCGTCGTGATCAAAGTCGGCACGCGCGTGCTCACCGGCGACGACGGCGGCCTCGCGCTGTCGCGTCTCTTCGCCCTCGTCGAGACGGCGGCGCGGCTGCGACGTCGCGGGCGCGAAGTGCTGATCGTCAGCTCGGGCGCCGTCGGGCTCGGGCGCGACGCACTGGGTCTCGCCACGAGCCCGCTCGAGCTCGCCGAGCGTCAGGCCTGCGCCGCCGTCGGCCAGTGCCGGCTGATGGCGCTCTACGACGCGGGCTTCGCCCGGCTCGGCCTGGTCTGCGCCCAGGTGCTGCTCACCCAGAGCGATTTCGACGATCGCGCCCGCTATCTCGCCCTGCGCGACACGCTGACCGCACTGCTGCGTCACGGCGTGGTGCCGGTGATCAACGAAAACGACACCGTCTCGACCGAAGAGCTCGCCTTCGTCGGCGCCGCTCACGGCGAACGCCCGGTGTTCGGCGACAACGACCGACTGGCGGCGCTCGTCGCCACCAAGCTCGGCGCCGAGCTGCTGCTGCTCGCCACCGACGTCGAAGGCCTCTACGACCGCGACCCACGAGAGCCCGGCGCCCGTCTCGTCGAACGGCTCGACGACCCGGCGACGCTCGATGGCGTCCTCCCGGGAGCGGCGAGCGGCGGCTCCGGGCGCGGCGGCATCCGTAGCAAGGTCGACTCGGCCTGGATCGCCGCGCGCTCAGGCTGCCACGCGGTGATCGCCTCGGGGCGCCGGCCCGGCGCGCTCGACGCGGTGCTCGACGGCGCGACGGTCGGGACGTGGTTCCCGGCTCACGCCGGGGCGCTGCCGGCTCGTCACCGCTGGCTGGCGTTCGCCACCGCGCCGCGCGGCGTCCTCCATCTCGACGCCGGCGCCGTCGCTGCCCTGCGCGAGCGCGGCGCGTCGCTGCTCGCTCGCGGCGTCACCCGCGTCGACGGCGAGTTCGAGCGCGGCGAGGCAGTCGACCTGGTCGGCCCGGACCGCCGCCGCGTCGGCCGCGGCATCGTCTACTGCGACGCCGCCGCCGCTCGCGCCTGGAGCGCCGGCCAGGCGCCGGATGGGGTGCGCAACCACCACGCGCTGATCCACCGCGATCATCTGGTGCTCGAGCCATGA
- a CDS encoding protein kinase, which translates to MSWPRRRGSGLLARVAAALALVALLPLGLVSWQLVSLNREAMTEQVLRSHVVAARATAERVESWLATRSALVSSLAARPELAEADGTAARRLLGESLSSWADLGALALALVDGEGREGVRAQLASPVARAAGERVRGLPLQPGVRGLGERADLLVIVDRPSGGGAVRLVAAGGGLGDLLRPEELGDDAVLVLADRSGAVLAGPLETLDEMPPTVVQMALAGRARGAQQAESRGGDRQLGAWAPVAGSSWVVLSRQSAAVAEAAAWRMRRRALFAIAAALALVALAAQGAWITIVRPVRRMLEAQRAAGGAAASGSEIEQLEAGFARLARGVADRDDLSRVFLGRYQVVEALGVGGMGMVYRGWDPRLERPVALKTLRLDSAVAQLERDERIAALLREATTIARFTHPHVVAVYDAVASPSGAFIAMELVEGKTLELLLWEVGRLGADPAACLGLAVARALELAHAQGVVHRDIKPGNVLLGRDGAIKVVDFGLAAFVASAARAEPGRIFGTPGFVPPEVFLSEPFTPRGDLFSLGVVLYAALSGEQPFAAPRTSEVMERTLSARIRPLADLVPGIPPRLASLVHRLLERDPEKRPEAAETVAELVDWVRVRDAVWKLPASPVSTRPDDAFATAAHTQWLPTGGSKGGPPSGAART; encoded by the coding sequence GTGAGCTGGCCACGGCGCCGGGGTTCGGGGCTGCTCGCACGCGTCGCGGCGGCGCTCGCGCTCGTCGCGCTGCTGCCGCTCGGGCTCGTCTCCTGGCAGCTCGTCTCGCTCAACCGGGAGGCGATGACCGAGCAGGTCCTGCGCAGTCACGTGGTGGCGGCGCGGGCGACGGCCGAGCGGGTCGAGTCCTGGCTCGCCACCCGCTCCGCCCTCGTCTCCTCGCTCGCCGCGCGCCCGGAGCTCGCCGAGGCCGACGGGACGGCGGCGCGACGTCTTCTCGGCGAGAGCCTCTCGTCGTGGGCCGACCTCGGCGCGCTCGCGCTCGCCCTGGTCGATGGCGAGGGGCGGGAAGGGGTGCGGGCGCAGCTTGCGTCGCCGGTCGCTCGCGCGGCGGGTGAACGGGTGCGCGGCCTGCCGCTCCAGCCCGGGGTCCGTGGGCTGGGCGAGCGCGCCGACCTGCTGGTGATCGTCGACCGTCCGAGCGGTGGCGGGGCGGTGCGTCTCGTCGCCGCGGGTGGCGGACTCGGGGACCTGTTGCGTCCCGAGGAGCTCGGCGACGATGCGGTGCTGGTGCTCGCCGATCGCTCGGGGGCGGTGCTCGCCGGGCCGCTGGAAACGCTCGACGAAATGCCGCCCACGGTGGTTCAGATGGCGCTCGCCGGCAGGGCGCGCGGAGCCCAGCAGGCAGAGAGCCGGGGCGGCGATCGTCAGCTCGGGGCCTGGGCGCCGGTGGCCGGATCCTCCTGGGTCGTGCTGTCGCGGCAGAGCGCCGCGGTCGCCGAGGCGGCGGCGTGGCGCATGCGGCGGCGCGCTCTCTTCGCCATCGCCGCGGCGTTGGCGCTGGTGGCGCTCGCGGCGCAGGGGGCGTGGATCACCATCGTGCGCCCGGTGCGGCGGATGCTCGAGGCGCAGCGGGCGGCCGGCGGCGCGGCGGCCAGCGGCTCGGAGATCGAGCAGCTCGAGGCCGGCTTCGCCCGGCTGGCGCGCGGCGTGGCCGATCGCGACGACCTCTCGCGCGTCTTCCTCGGCCGCTACCAGGTCGTCGAGGCGCTCGGCGTGGGCGGCATGGGGATGGTCTATCGCGGCTGGGATCCGCGCCTCGAGCGACCGGTGGCCCTCAAGACGTTGCGTCTCGACTCGGCCGTCGCCCAGCTGGAGCGCGACGAGCGGATCGCCGCGCTGTTGCGCGAGGCAACGACCATCGCTCGCTTCACCCACCCGCACGTCGTGGCGGTCTACGACGCCGTCGCGTCGCCGAGCGGTGCCTTCATCGCCATGGAGCTCGTCGAAGGCAAGACGCTCGAGCTGCTGCTCTGGGAGGTCGGCCGCCTCGGCGCCGATCCCGCCGCCTGCCTCGGCCTCGCCGTTGCCCGGGCGCTCGAGCTGGCGCACGCGCAGGGCGTCGTGCATCGCGACATCAAGCCCGGCAACGTGCTGCTCGGGCGCGATGGCGCGATCAAGGTCGTCGACTTCGGGCTCGCGGCGTTCGTCGCCTCGGCGGCCCGTGCCGAGCCGGGACGGATTTTCGGCACGCCGGGTTTTGTGCCGCCCGAGGTCTTTCTCTCCGAACCGTTCACTCCGCGCGGCGACCTCTTCTCGCTCGGCGTCGTGCTCTACGCCGCCCTGTCCGGCGAGCAGCCGTTCGCTGCGCCGCGCACTTCGGAGGTGATGGAGCGCACGCTGTCGGCGCGGATCCGTCCGCTCGCCGATCTGGTGCCCGGAATTCCGCCGCGGCTCGCGTCGCTGGTCCATCGCCTGCTCGAGCGCGACCCGGAGAAGCGACCCGAGGCGGCGGAGACCGTCGCCGAGCTCGTCGACTGGGTGCGCGTCCGCGACGCCGTCTGGAAGCTCCCGGCCTCTCCGGTCTCGACCCGGCCCGACGACGCCTTCGCCACCGCTGCCCACACGCAGTGGCTTCCGACGGGCGGGTCGAAAGGCGGTCCGCCGTCCGGCGCGGCGCGCACCTGA
- a CDS encoding TlpA family protein disulfide reductase, which translates to MTTSDPASGALSASSAWHRSCSPRQPVRTALFSSTRSLRREAHGIRSLARLTLLLLTTLLAPPAEARRRPPEGAAATVPASAAAFDLPTERGPVSLESLRGKVVLIDFWASWCGPCRQSFPWLSTMAERYRSSGLVVVAINLDKRREPAAAFLREFSPSFTVAFDPAGTTAEAYGVSTMPSSYVVDRHGRIVFEHAGFAVRDEEAIERRIEEAVAR; encoded by the coding sequence ATGACGACATCGGACCCCGCGAGCGGTGCCCTTTCGGCGTCGTCGGCCTGGCACCGCTCTTGCTCGCCGCGCCAACCCGTGCGCACCGCTCTCTTTTCCTCCACCCGATCGCTTCGCCGCGAAGCCCACGGGATCCGCTCGCTCGCCAGACTCACCCTCCTGCTCCTCACGACGCTCCTGGCGCCGCCCGCCGAGGCGCGCCGCCGTCCTCCGGAGGGGGCCGCGGCAACCGTGCCGGCGTCCGCGGCGGCCTTCGACCTGCCGACCGAGCGCGGACCGGTCTCGCTCGAGTCGCTGCGCGGCAAGGTGGTCTTGATCGACTTCTGGGCCTCGTGGTGTGGACCGTGCCGGCAGTCGTTCCCCTGGCTGTCGACGATGGCCGAGCGCTACCGCTCGTCCGGTCTGGTGGTCGTGGCGATCAATCTCGACAAGCGGCGGGAGCCGGCCGCGGCCTTTCTGCGCGAGTTCTCGCCCAGCTTCACCGTGGCCTTCGACCCGGCAGGCACGACGGCGGAGGCGTACGGCGTCTCGACCATGCCGTCGAGCTATGTCGTCGACCGCCACGGCCGGATCGTGTTCGAACATGCCGGATTCGCCGTGCGAGACGAGGAAGCGATCGAGAGACGGATCGAGGAGGCCGTCGCGAGATGA